Below is a window of Pseudomonadota bacterium DNA.
CCATGAGCGCGGAGCCCGCGTTGCTCATGATGGCCTGGATGTCGGCGAAGTCGACGTTGATGAGGCCGGGCACCGTGATGATGTCGGAGATGCCCTGCACGCCCTGCCTCAAGATGTCGTCTGCAATCTTGAACGTCTCGGTGATGGGATAGCGCGGATCGACGATGCGGAGGAGGCGGTCATTTGGAATGGTGATGAGTGCGTCGACCTGTTCGGCCAGCTGGGCGATGCCCTTCTCGGCCGCCTGCATGCGGATGCGCCCCTCGAACGTGAACGGGCGGGTGATGACGCCCACCGTGAGCGCCCCGGCCTGCTTTGCCAGCTTGGCGACCACGGGTGCCGCGCCCGTGCCCGTGCCGCCGCCCATGCCGGCCGCGATGAAGACCATGTCGGCCCCTTCGAGCGCTGCCTGGAGGTCATCTGCGCTCTCTTCCACGGCTTGACGCCCGATCTCGGGGTCGGAACCTGCGCCAAGACCGCGGGTGACGTTCGTGCCGATGTGGATGCGCTGGTCGGCATCGCAGAGGAACAGCGCCTGCGCGTCGGTGTTCACGGCAATGAACTCGACGCCCTTGAGGCCTACCGCGATCATGCGGCTCACCGCGTTGCAGCCGGCGCCGCCGACGCCGACCACCTTGATGCCTGCGAACTGCTCCAGGCCGCCCTCGTGGGGGACATCCTTGGACGCTGTCATACCCGAGACCCCTTTCTACTGGACGAAAACACAGGAGACTGACGCACGACGACTGGTTTCTTGTGAGGGAGCGGGCCGGCGTCGCGAGACGTGGGCCCGCTCGGGTCGCCTCTCTCGCAGGTCAGAAAACGTACTCTCGAAGCCAGGTGACGAAGTTCTGAAAGACTTTGTTGACCTGGGAAGTTCGCGTCTCCTGGGGCTTTCCCTTCATCACGCCAAGGCCGTAGACGAGCAGACCGATGCCTGCCGAGTACGCCGGGTTGCGCAGATGGGGCGGCAGTCCCTGAATCGCCTCCGGGCTCGCCACGCGCACCGGGAGATCGAGGGCGCGTTCGGCCACCCAGGCAATTCCGTTCATCTGCGCCACGCCACCGGTGAGCACAACGCTTGCGGGACGGCTGCCCTGACGGCTCAGGTTGTTGATCTGCGCCTTCAGCCAGTCGAAGATGTCCATCAGGCGCATGTCGATGATCTCCGAGAGCTCGCTCACGCGCACCGGCTGCGGTTGCACCGATGAGAGCGAGGTCACCGCGATCTCGCGCTCCGGGATGTGGAGCTCGCCGGACGGATCGCTGTCGACGTCGTCCGGCGTGAGGCCCTTCGACGCCGCCGCGCTGGCGCAATCGATCTTCCACGCGAGCCCCTCTTCGGCGACGAGCCGCTCAGCCTCTTGCATGGGGACGCGGAGCGCGGTGGCCACGTCGTAGGTGATGTGGTAGCCACCGACGCACAGCACGTCGGTGTGGCGCAGATGCCCGTCCTTGAAGACGGCCAGGTCGGTGGTTCCGCCGCCGATGTCGACCATGGCCACGCCGAGCTCCTTCTCCTCGTCACGAAGAACGCCGAGGCTGGTCGCCACAGATGAGACCACCATGCCGCTGTTCTCCTCGAGCTCGAGATCGGCT
It encodes the following:
- the ftsA gene encoding cell division protein FtsA → MKKKLRLAAIDVGTTKVCCTIAEAGPKGDLEIIGMGVSPNRGTRRGAVVDIEEATQAIRSAVGEAEGQVGTTVQRCFLNLSGDFLTNLTSRGSVATSGQGRVIQESDVQRVTDNARMVGIPEDRRMLHVIPKGFSVDGLAGIKNPVGLSGLLLQVDTHIITASASKLQDFLTCLERADLELEENSGMVVSSVATSLGVLRDEEKELGVAMVDIGGGTTDLAVFKDGHLRHTDVLCVGGYHITYDVATALRVPMQEAERLVAEEGLAWKIDCASAAASKGLTPDDVDSDPSGELHIPEREIAVTSLSSVQPQPVRVSELSEIIDMRLMDIFDWLKAQINNLSRQGSRPASVVLTGGVAQMNGIAWVAERALDLPVRVASPEAIQGLPPHLRNPAYSAGIGLLVYGLGVMKGKPQETRTSQVNKVFQNFVTWLREYVF
- the ftsZ gene encoding cell division protein FtsZ; translation: MTASKDVPHEGGLEQFAGIKVVGVGGAGCNAVSRMIAVGLKGVEFIAVNTDAQALFLCDADQRIHIGTNVTRGLGAGSDPEIGRQAVEESADDLQAALEGADMVFIAAGMGGGTGTGAAPVVAKLAKQAGALTVGVITRPFTFEGRIRMQAAEKGIAQLAEQVDALITIPNDRLLRIVDPRYPITETFKIADDILRQGVQGISDIITVPGLINVDFADIQAIMSNAGSALMGIGMGKGDNRAQKAAESAIQSPLLETSIDGARGVLFNIVGCKDMSLQEVNEAAAIISNAVDPEANIIFGALVDERLNDEIRITVLATGFNFRPQASDEPAKADSTADMPFAFQATQGPRDEIEVPAWIRRSERRN